The Opitutales bacterium ASA1 genome window below encodes:
- a CDS encoding galactose mutarotase → MHVFGTASSGETATLHKLESPSGIRAEITNYGGTITRLFVPDRAGNLADVVLGFDTLAAYEAGSPYFGCIIGRVGNRIAHGRFSLDGRDYTLATNNAPGGIPCHLHGGVKSFDKLVWHAEETTRDGAPALRLTRTSPDGEEGYPGTLDVEVVYSLSNDGALRIDYAATADRTTIVNLTNHSYFNLEGEQSGPILDHVLAIHGSRTTPVNAGLIPTGAITSVADTPLDFRTARRIGDRIDADDDQLRFAGGYDHNWVLDHAPGTLGLAAEVVAPLSGRTMQVWTTEPGVQFYSGNFLDGSLTGKTGGRYVRRSGFCLETQHFPDSPNRPTFPSIVLRPGETYRTTTIHRFGVA, encoded by the coding sequence ATGCACGTCTTCGGCACCGCTTCGTCCGGCGAAACCGCCACGCTCCACAAACTCGAAAGCCCCTCAGGCATCCGCGCCGAGATCACGAACTACGGCGGCACGATCACGCGCCTCTTCGTGCCCGATCGTGCCGGCAATCTCGCCGACGTCGTCCTCGGCTTCGACACGCTCGCCGCCTACGAAGCCGGCAGTCCCTACTTCGGATGCATCATCGGCCGCGTCGGCAACCGCATCGCCCACGGCCGCTTCTCGCTCGATGGACGCGACTACACCCTCGCGACCAACAACGCCCCCGGCGGCATCCCCTGCCATCTCCACGGCGGCGTGAAGAGTTTCGACAAACTCGTGTGGCACGCCGAGGAAACCACCCGCGACGGCGCGCCCGCCCTGCGTCTCACCCGCACCTCGCCCGACGGCGAGGAAGGCTATCCCGGCACGCTCGACGTGGAGGTCGTGTATTCACTTTCCAACGACGGTGCGCTCCGCATCGACTACGCCGCCACGGCCGACCGCACCACGATCGTCAACCTCACCAACCACTCCTACTTCAACCTCGAAGGCGAACAATCCGGCCCGATCCTCGATCACGTCCTCGCCATCCACGGTTCGCGCACCACGCCGGTGAACGCAGGGCTCATCCCGACCGGCGCAATCACCTCGGTGGCCGACACGCCGCTCGACTTTCGCACCGCCCGCCGCATCGGCGATCGGATCGACGCAGACGACGATCAGCTCCGTTTCGCCGGCGGCTACGACCACAACTGGGTCCTCGACCACGCACCCGGCACCCTCGGCCTCGCCGCCGAAGTCGTCGCACCGCTCAGCGGACGCACCATGCAAGTATGGACCACCGAGCCGGGCGTCCAGTTCTACAGCGGCAACTTCCTCGACGGCTCGCTCACCGGAAAGACGGGCGGCCGCTACGTCCGCCGCAGCGGCTTCTGCCTCGAGACCCAACACTTCCCCGACTCGCCGAACCGACCGACGTTTCCCTCGATCGTGCTGCGCCCCGGAGAAACCTACCGCACCACCACGATCCACCGCTTCGGCGTGGCGTGA
- a CDS encoding MFS transporter, which produces MTPSAPSSPSSRLGFTEKLAYGLGDTASNFFFQTFNIFLLYYYTDVFGLGPAAVGTMFLVTRIFDAVTDPLMGAAADRTQSRWGRYRPYLLWMAVPYGVLGFLMFLNPDFTPTGKLVYAYVTYSAMMLVYTMINIPYSALMGVMSPSSAQRTSLSSYRFVCAFGGGMLVTSMVTPLKNLLGGGDEVAGFQWTMAIFGVVSVALFLFTFAGTRERVKPTGDKGAKLTSDLAFLLRNRAWIVMFFAAIFTLTNVAVRNAVSVYYLKYFVRVGEERVFLVFDHVALFMTSGMLAMIAGVACTPWFTKRWGKRELLIALSTINAASMALFFFLKPDQLALMYVINIVGTFLVGPTPAIVWAMYADTADYGTWKFGRRTTGLVFSSAQFGQKMGIAIGGSIAGWTLALFGFVANVDQSEESLRGIRLLYSLGPALFTMLNVAAVWFYPITESTVKQMERELAERSATTPASEAGTG; this is translated from the coding sequence ATGACCCCAAGCGCTCCCTCGAGTCCTTCGTCCCGTCTCGGTTTCACCGAGAAGCTCGCCTACGGTCTGGGCGACACGGCCTCGAACTTCTTCTTCCAGACCTTCAACATCTTCCTGCTCTACTACTACACCGACGTCTTCGGACTCGGCCCCGCGGCGGTGGGCACGATGTTTCTCGTCACTCGCATCTTCGATGCCGTGACCGACCCGCTCATGGGCGCGGCAGCGGATCGCACGCAGTCGCGATGGGGCCGCTACCGACCTTATCTTCTGTGGATGGCGGTGCCCTACGGCGTGCTCGGGTTCCTGATGTTTCTCAACCCCGACTTCACGCCGACGGGCAAGCTCGTCTACGCCTACGTCACCTACTCGGCGATGATGCTCGTCTACACGATGATCAACATCCCCTACTCCGCGCTCATGGGGGTGATGTCGCCGTCGTCGGCGCAACGCACGTCCCTCTCCTCCTACCGCTTCGTCTGCGCGTTCGGCGGCGGGATGCTCGTCACCTCGATGGTCACGCCGCTCAAGAACCTCCTCGGCGGCGGAGACGAGGTCGCGGGCTTTCAATGGACGATGGCGATCTTCGGCGTGGTTTCGGTGGCGCTCTTTCTCTTCACCTTCGCCGGCACGCGCGAGCGCGTGAAACCGACCGGCGACAAAGGCGCGAAACTGACCAGCGACCTCGCGTTTCTCCTGCGCAACCGCGCGTGGATCGTGATGTTCTTCGCCGCGATCTTCACGCTCACCAACGTCGCGGTGCGCAACGCCGTCTCGGTCTACTACCTGAAGTACTTCGTGCGCGTCGGCGAGGAGCGCGTGTTTCTCGTCTTCGATCACGTCGCCCTCTTCATGACGAGCGGCATGCTCGCGATGATCGCCGGCGTCGCCTGCACGCCGTGGTTCACCAAACGTTGGGGTAAACGCGAGTTGCTCATCGCGCTGAGCACGATCAACGCCGCTTCGATGGCGCTGTTCTTCTTCCTGAAGCCCGACCAGCTCGCGCTCATGTACGTGATCAACATCGTCGGCACGTTCCTCGTCGGTCCCACGCCCGCCATCGTGTGGGCGATGTACGCCGACACCGCCGACTACGGCACGTGGAAGTTCGGCCGACGCACGACCGGTCTCGTGTTCTCTTCCGCGCAGTTCGGGCAGAAGATGGGCATCGCGATCGGCGGCTCGATCGCCGGCTGGACGCTCGCGCTCTTCGGCTTCGTCGCCAACGTCGATCAAAGCGAGGAATCCCTCCGCGGCATCCGTCTGCTCTACAGCCTCGGACCCGCCTTGTTCACCATGCTCAACGTCGCCGCCGTCTGGTTCTACCCGATCACCGAGTCGACGGTGAAACAGATGGAACGCGAACTCGCCGAACGCAGCGCAACCACCCCGGCGAGCGAAGCGGGCACCGGCTGA
- a CDS encoding glycoside hydrolase family 2 TIM barrel-domain containing protein, whose translation MQRPSLCVSLHAGSASVATVFTALLLVLVAMQAAHSAPTHAVTVQVRPEGGWRLSVGGEPFTVRGVGGIQHLDTAAAIGANTIRTWGVDQIEQKVGGRDLLDRAHALGLKVVVGLWLQHERHGFDYDDSASLERQRADVRAWVRRYRDHPAVLLWGLGNEMEGFGEAAAHPRIWRELEHLARIVKEEDPHHPVMTVLANAERAKLDALRRFAPSVDIVGINLYGAAPRILHLLGEAAWHGPFMLTEFGPPGPWEVPHTTWDAPIEPLTRDKAALYSLSHHTSVNDAAGRCLGTFCFLWGQKQEATSSWFSMFLESGERTPLVDAMETAFTGKTPASPSPEVVAIEAEFATKRVVRESVHEVRVVVQNSAPETLEYTWSVTRESSDRRHGGDREAVPADVPDTVVRRSGDTATIRIPSEPGAYRLFVVVRDRSGGGCIENVPFFVE comes from the coding sequence ATGCAACGGCCCAGCCTCTGCGTCTCGCTTCACGCCGGTTCCGCATCGGTGGCCACTGTGTTCACCGCTCTTCTCCTCGTCCTCGTCGCGATGCAAGCCGCGCACTCGGCTCCAACCCACGCCGTCACGGTCCAAGTCCGCCCCGAAGGCGGATGGCGACTCTCGGTCGGCGGCGAACCATTCACCGTCCGCGGCGTCGGCGGCATCCAACATCTGGATACCGCTGCGGCGATCGGCGCGAACACGATTCGCACGTGGGGAGTCGACCAGATCGAACAGAAGGTCGGCGGTCGCGACCTTCTCGACCGCGCTCACGCGCTCGGGCTGAAAGTCGTCGTCGGCCTCTGGCTGCAGCACGAACGACACGGGTTCGACTACGACGACTCCGCGAGCCTCGAGCGGCAGCGTGCCGACGTTCGCGCTTGGGTGCGACGTTACCGCGACCACCCGGCGGTCCTCCTTTGGGGACTCGGCAACGAGATGGAAGGCTTCGGCGAGGCGGCCGCACACCCGCGCATCTGGCGCGAGCTCGAGCACCTCGCGCGAATCGTGAAGGAGGAGGATCCGCACCACCCGGTGATGACGGTACTGGCCAACGCCGAGCGCGCCAAGCTCGACGCCTTGCGTCGTTTCGCACCCTCCGTCGACATCGTCGGCATCAACCTCTACGGCGCCGCCCCGCGCATCCTGCATCTGCTCGGAGAAGCCGCGTGGCACGGCCCTTTCATGCTCACCGAGTTCGGCCCGCCCGGCCCGTGGGAAGTACCGCACACGACGTGGGATGCGCCGATCGAGCCGCTCACGCGCGACAAGGCCGCACTGTATTCACTTTCTCACCACACCTCGGTGAACGACGCCGCCGGTCGCTGCCTCGGCACGTTCTGTTTTCTCTGGGGCCAAAAGCAGGAAGCGACGTCGAGCTGGTTCAGCATGTTTCTCGAGAGCGGCGAAAGGACCCCGCTGGTCGATGCGATGGAAACCGCCTTCACCGGCAAGACGCCCGCGTCGCCGAGTCCCGAGGTGGTCGCGATCGAGGCCGAGTTCGCCACGAAGCGCGTGGTGCGAGAATCCGTTCACGAGGTCCGCGTGGTCGTCCAAAACTCCGCTCCCGAAACGCTCGAATACACGTGGTCGGTCACTCGCGAAAGCAGCGACCGCAGGCACGGCGGCGACCGTGAAGCCGTGCCCGCCGACGTGCCCGACACCGTCGTCCGCCGATCCGGCGACACCGCCACGATTCGCATCCCTTCGGAGCCGGGTGCGTATCGACTCTTCGTCGTCGTGCGCGACCGCTCCGGCGGAGGTTGCATCGAGAACGTCCCCTTCTTCGTCGAATGA